The following are encoded in a window of Spea bombifrons isolate aSpeBom1 chromosome 2, aSpeBom1.2.pri, whole genome shotgun sequence genomic DNA:
- the PPIL1 gene encoding peptidyl-prolyl cis-trans isomerase-like 1 gives MSGIPPDTWTPSHLILETSMGTITLELYWLHAPRTCKNFAELARRGYYNGTKFHRVIKDFMVQGGDPTGTGRGGASIYGKHFEDEFHPDLKFTGAGILAMANAGPDSNGSQFFLTLAPSQWLDGKHTIFGRVSQGLGTLNRLGMVETDAQDRPIDDVRILRAYPSS, from the exons ATGTCTGGAATACCCCCGGACACGTGGACTCCGTCCCATCTGATTCTTGAGACCAG TATGGGCACTATCACCTTGGAGTTATACTGGCTTCACGCCCCTAGAACGTGCAAGAATTTTGCAGAGCTTGCCCGAAGAGGATATTATAACGGGACCAAGTTCCACAGGGTTATCAAAGACTTCATGGTTCAGGGAGGAGATCCAACAGGAACAG GACGTGGAGGAGCCTCTATTTACGGGAAGCATTTTGAGGACGAGTTTCATCCAGATCTGAAATTCACAG GTGCAGGTATTCTTGCCATGGCAAATGCTGGTCCTGATAGTAATGGTAGTCAGTTCTTTCTGACGCTGGCACCTTCTCAGTGGCTGGATGGCAAACATACCATTTTTGGCCGTGTGTCACAGGGACTTGGGACGCTTAACCGTCTGGGGATGGTTGAAACAGATGCTCAGGACCGACCAATTGATGATGTTAGAATTCTGCGTGCTTATCCATCCAGCTGA